TGCCGGTGGGCAGATCGATATTGGCATTGCGAATGGCCTGCAGCACCTGGTTTAGCGGCAGTCTCAGAGCTTTGATGCGGTCGGGATCAAGCTCGACGCGGACCTCGCGGTTAAAACCGCCGAAAAGATCGACCTGGGCAACCCCCGGCACCCTGCCGAAGCGGTAGCGCACCTGGTTCTCGACCAGCTCCGTCAATTCCACCGGATCAAGATTGCTGGAAATGCCCAGGATGACCACGGGAAAGCCGGCTATATCCCACTTGCTTACCCGGGGGCGGCCGACATCGTCCGGCAGCTCATTGATTTCATCCTCCAGCTTGGCCTGCACATCAAGGGCGGCCATGTCGACATCGGTTCCCCAGCTGAAGGTGACACGCACGGTACTGCTGCCTTCGGACGACTGCGAGGTCATCTCCACAACACCTGGAACAGTTCCGACAATCTCTTCTATAATCTGGGTTACCAGGCGCTCCATTACTTCCGGGCTGGCTCCGTCATAATTGGTTCGTATCGAAATGGTCGGCAGTTCGATGCTGGGGAGCAGATCGATCTTCAGGCGGTCCAGGGAAAATAGACCCATAATGATCACAATCAGGGTGATCATTGTCGTAAAAACAGGACGGCGAACACTGAAGCCGGGAAGATTCATTGTATCGCCTTTTCCGTAGAACCGTTGGTAACCGATATTTCATCGGGAATGGTAATTTGCGAACCGTCATTAAGCAGCTGCTGGCCCAGGGTAACCACGCGTCCGGTGAGCTGATCACCGACAATCTGAACAGCGTCGCCCTCACGAATGCCCGTATCGACCGGCTTCCAACTGACCGAGCGACCATCTTCACTCACCAGAAAGATTCCGCTTCGATCATCACGCTTGGCCAAAGCCTCTTCGGGTACCAAAGTAGCCTCTGCTATTTGCTCAAGAACTACTGTGGCCCGGATAAACATTCCCGGTTTCAGGCGCAGCTGATCATTGTCAACAACCAGTTCAACCCGCGCCTGACGAGTCGCCTCTTTAAAAACCGGGGCGATACGTTCTATGGTTCCTGAAAATTTTTCACCGGGATAGGCATCGGTTACCAGAGAGACACCGAGGCCTGGCTGCATTCTCGCGTAATCATGTTCTGTTACAAAAATCACACCGATAATGGGATCGATCTCAACAATGCGAAGCAGAGGGGTGTTCGCCGAAACCGTTGCTCCCTCGTCGACGAAACGCTCCGCGACTACCCGTCTGTCGGCGCCTCCACTCCATCCTGCCGTAATCCTGGTATACCCCAGCCGGATATTGGCCGTCGCCACCTGTGATTCGGCCCGGGTTACATTCGCCTCAGCCACTTCGCGTTTTGCCCGCTTGGCAAGATGAGCCGCTTTGGCCGAATCAAGCTGAGTCTCGGAGGCGACTCCCCGCTTCCGCAGGGTCTCCACCCTTTCCAGCTCACGACCGGCAATCTCCGCCTCACTGCGGGCCTCGGAGAGATTGGCCTGGGCCACGGCAAGATCTGCCCGGGCGAGGGCTACTGCCTGAATATATTCATCGTTCTCCAACTCGGCTACCACCTGGCCGCGCCCAACGAAATCGGCAAGATTGACACTCAACCGTTCCAAGCGGCCACCTACCTTTGGGGCCACCACAAATTCCGCTCGGGGTTCAAGAGCCCCGCTGAATGTTCGACGCAGCTGGATGGAATCATGAGTTATGGCTGCAACCTCTACGGGAATCACACGATCTCCACTTTCCTTCTTCAGTGAATCACCGGACTCTTTGAAAAAGGGTCCATACATCCACAAGAGTCCGCCAATCCCGGCAAGCAGAAGTATGAAGAATGCGAGTTTGCTCAATGAATATTTCATTAATATCTTCCCAAGGAATATGTCTTACTCGAAGGTGTAGTAAAAATGACCAAATTACCACATCAGGATTGCTTTTCATATAAGATTCGGAAGTAGCGGAACGATGCTTTGACCTGAGAACACTTTTTCGGAATCGAGTATAATAATCGACAGAACGGCAGATCGGTTTTCCTTTGCAAGGCCGCAGGAATTTCTTTGGGGGTTCCAGCTTTCGGATATTCTGGAAGAATTTCTTTACTCTTCCAATTTCTTTGAATCACTCACAACGGTTTTGGCCAGATCCGCAAAAACAAAATGGTGCAGAGGAGTGACCGCATACCAGTAGAGTCTGCCCAGCAGTCCACGCGGAATATAGTGGGCTGTTTGCACCAGCTGCTCGGGTTGGCAGTCAAACTCCAGCCAGGCCTGGCCCGGCAGTTTCATCTGGGCGTAAAGCAGCAGACGTTTTCCGTTTTTGATATCAGCTACTTTCCAGAAATCGAGAGCATCCCCGATCCGCAGCTCACGGTGCTGCCTTCTGCCCCTGTTGAGACCGTACCCTCCTGATATTTTATCTATGAATCCCCGCATTCGCCAGAGAATGTTGTACTTGAACCAGCCCTTTTGCCCACCGAGATCACAGGCAGCCTGAAAAACCTGCTCCTGTTTTTCTCCATTGGCATAGGGAACAATACGGATATCGCGGAATACCGCCCCTCCTGGATCATCGAAATCCTTGACGTCACAGGCCTGTTCGCCGCTGCTGTCGCACCAGCGGCTGATTACCTGATTCTGTTGAAGTTCGTTGTTGGCCCTGATGACCGCCTCGCGGAAGGACATGGGCCTTATCTCGGGGTAATATTTTTCGGCATGGTCATTCTGCATGACGGTTTCACTCTTCAGCCCTTCGACAAGGGCGGTTGCCAGCCGGAAAGGCAGAGGGGTGATGAGGATTACCCAGTAGGAAGAGAGACGGGGCGTAAGCAGAGGTACCGGCAGCAGAAACCGCTTCAGCCCCATTACTTCGGCAGTCTGCATCATCATCTCCTCGAAACTCAAGCGTTCAGCCCCGATATCCACCACTAGATCTCTGTAATATCCAATATTTATGGAGGACTCCAGATAATTGAGAACATCTTCTATGCTGATCGGCTGGGTTTTGGTGCGCACCCACTTGGGCGTGATCATAACAGGCAGCTTTTGGGTAAGATGACGAATGATCTCAAAGCTTGAACTGCCTGAGCCAATGATTGCCCCGGCGCGCAGCCAGATGGTCTGTATTTTCCCCGGTTCGGCACCGAGAACCTCGCCGGTCTCCAGCCGGCTGAGCAGATGCTTGCTTGCACTTTCCTTGACCCCGAGACCACCGAGGTAAACGATGCGTTTGACCCCGGCTTCAATACAGGCCGTGCGGAAATTGTCGGCACTTTTTTTATCAAGCTCCCAGTAATTTTCCTTGCCTCCCATGGAATGAATCAGATAAAAAGCCGTGTCTACTCCGGCAAGGGCCTGCCTCAGCGGCTCCATGTCAAATGTACTCCCTTCGACAATCTCCACCTGGTCAGCCACTGCGGTGTGAACCTTGCGGCGGTTGCGCACCAGAAGGCGCAGCCTGTATTCATCTCTCGGCAG
This Desulfopila inferna DNA region includes the following protein-coding sequences:
- a CDS encoding SDR family oxidoreductase — encoded protein: MPEKTILITGATGYIGRRLCQRLLPRDEYRLRLLVRNRRKVHTAVADQVEIVEGSTFDMEPLRQALAGVDTAFYLIHSMGGKENYWELDKKSADNFRTACIEAGVKRIVYLGGLGVKESASKHLLSRLETGEVLGAEPGKIQTIWLRAGAIIGSGSSSFEIIRHLTQKLPVMITPKWVRTKTQPISIEDVLNYLESSINIGYYRDLVVDIGAERLSFEEMMMQTAEVMGLKRFLLPVPLLTPRLSSYWVILITPLPFRLATALVEGLKSETVMQNDHAEKYYPEIRPMSFREAVIRANNELQQNQVISRWCDSSGEQACDVKDFDDPGGAVFRDIRIVPYANGEKQEQVFQAACDLGGQKGWFKYNILWRMRGFIDKISGGYGLNRGRRQHRELRIGDALDFWKVADIKNGKRLLLYAQMKLPGQAWLEFDCQPEQLVQTAHYIPRGLLGRLYWYAVTPLHHFVFADLAKTVVSDSKKLEE
- a CDS encoding efflux RND transporter periplasmic adaptor subunit, translated to MKYSLSKLAFFILLLAGIGGLLWMYGPFFKESGDSLKKESGDRVIPVEVAAITHDSIQLRRTFSGALEPRAEFVVAPKVGGRLERLSVNLADFVGRGQVVAELENDEYIQAVALARADLAVAQANLSEARSEAEIAGRELERVETLRKRGVASETQLDSAKAAHLAKRAKREVAEANVTRAESQVATANIRLGYTRITAGWSGGADRRVVAERFVDEGATVSANTPLLRIVEIDPIIGVIFVTEHDYARMQPGLGVSLVTDAYPGEKFSGTIERIAPVFKEATRQARVELVVDNDQLRLKPGMFIRATVVLEQIAEATLVPEEALAKRDDRSGIFLVSEDGRSVSWKPVDTGIREGDAVQIVGDQLTGRVVTLGQQLLNDGSQITIPDEISVTNGSTEKAIQ